In Bernardetia litoralis DSM 6794, the genomic window TGAAAAAGTTCGTCGTAAGCCTTATAGTGTTATTTTGCTTGATGAGATTGAGAAAGCACATCCAGATGTTTTCAATATTTTATTGCAAGTTTTGGATGATGGAGTCCTTACTGATGGCTTAGGTCGTAGAGTAGATTTCAGAAATACAATCATTATCATGACTTCAAATATTGGAGTTCGTCAGCTTAAAGATTTTGGTGCAGGTGTAGGTTTTTCTACGCAAGCAAAACAATCAGTTGGTGATGATGTAATGAAAAATACCATTCAGAAAGCACTCAAAAAAGCATTCTCACCTGAGTTTTTGAATCGTCTTGATGATGTAATTATCTTTAATTCACTTGAAAGAGATGATATTCACAAAATTATTGATATTTCTTTGGGTAAATTATTCCATAGAATCAAACTTTTGGGTTATAATGTTGAACTTACTGAAGCTGCAAAAGACTTTTTATCAGAAAAAGGATTTGATAAGCAATATGGAGCAAGACCTCTCAACCGAGCAATCCAAAAATATTTGGAAGACCCAGTTGCAGAAGAGCTTCTGAAAGGTGAAATCCAAGAAGGCGATACACTTATGGCAGACCACAAAGAAGGTGAGCCAGAACTAACTGTAAAAGTTAAAAAGCAAAAAACAAAGAAAACAGAGGAGTAAGTAAAATTTGAACTCTTGTTTTACACAACTAGAAAATCCCTTTTCAATTAATTTTGAGAAGGGATTTTTTTGTGTTTTGATAAATTCTATTCTTGTTTTGGAATTTCTGTTTTTATAAGTTCTCCATTTTTCCAAGTTTCTATTTTTGTTATTTTTCCTTCTTCATTGTAATGATAATGTTTTCCCTCTTGCTTATCACTTTTAAATAAACCTATAAATTTTGTATTTCCATTTTCATAATATTCTGAGGATTCACCTTCTAATAAATCATTTTTGTATTCCTGTTTTAACATTGGAAAGCCATTTGCCCAAAACTCAATGTATTTCCCTTCAAACTCATCATTTACTGCATTACTAACTCCAGCAAGTTCTCCAGTTTCATAATATTCTACAATTTTATCATATCTTATTCTAATATAATCATCTTCATCGTCTAGCTTATACTGATAATCTATTATACACAGTTCGCTTATATTTCCATTTTCATAATACTCTGTATCTTCTACTTCTCTATTTTCGCTATAAAATGTTCTTCTTTTTATTATTCCAGAAGGATAATAATTGATAAACATACCAGTCTTAATATCACAGAAATAATTTTCTACTCTTTTAGGTATTCCATTCTGATAAAAATATTTCCAATCTCCATTCTTTCTACCAAAAATAATCTTTAGAGTATCATCAGCATAATCCATAGGAAAAGTTTTGATTGTTGTATTATTAGTTTTATAAACACAATCGTTAAAACTTCCCTGCGCCTCTATCTGTCCATTTTCATAATAAGAAATAAAAGTGCTATCATATCGATTATTTTTGACAAAACCTTCTACTTTGAGTTTTCCACTTTTATAATATTCTTTTATTGGAATTGGTTGTTCTTGATTTTTAGTAGTGTCTTGCTTATCTTTTTTACTTTGAGCAAAGGAATTTTGTGAGCAGAAAAAAAGTAAAATTGAAAATGAGGTAAATAGATATTTTTTCATAGAATTAGAATAAATTAGGTTAGATTAATAAACAATGACATTCATTATTTTTAATCACGTTAATTTTATACAAATTGCTGCAAAATAAAAGAATCAATTAATCAAATAAATATGGAAGCTACAAAACAAGACATCAAAAATGAAGAAGATATAAAATTACTCGTCGATACTTTTTATGATAAAGTAAATCAAAATATTCTTTTATCGCCTATTTTTAATGATTTTGCTCACGTAAATTGGGAATCTCATTTGCCTACTATGTATCGTTTTTGGAATGGGATTTTGTTTGGAGAAGGTGGTTATAAAGGAAGTCCATTTGAAAAACATATTCCTCTTCCTATTGATAAGACTCATTTTGAAAACTGGTTGATTTTATTCAAAGAAACAGTTGATGCGCTTTTTGAGGGAAATAAAGCCGATGAAGCCAAACAAAGAGCTACAATTATTGCCTATACATTTCAGTCAAAATTAGAATATATGAATAATAAGAAAAAATAATTAAAAACTTTATAAATAATACCATCATGAAAACAGCATCTTTATTAGAAAACTTGGAATACAACAACCAAAAAATAGTTACAAAAGTCATTTTAGAAACCCAAAATACAAAAGAGATTCGTATTTTATTAAAAAAAGGGCAAATTCTAAAAGAACATCAAGCTCCTTTCACAATCATTGTAGAAGTATTTGAAGGAAATATTGATTTTAGAGTAAATCAAGAAATTTTTGACCTAAAACGAGGGAGTTTAATTACTTTAGAAGGAAAAATTCCTCATAGTTTGGAAGCAAAAGAAGATAGTATTGTTCGTCTTAGCTTTTCTAAAGGTGATTTATAAAGTTTCTATTACTGATTCAAACCTTAATGCTTATTTTCAAAATCCCTTCCCTTTTGCCTTGGGAAGGGATTTAAAGTAAAATCAAACCATATATTCCCAAGCACTTTTGTAAGCATCAATGGATTCAGTATAATCTAAAAAATCTTTATAAAACTCATCAGAACCCAAAGTAGCCGAATCTCCAAAAACAACAAGGCGTTTCTTAGCTCGTGTAATGGCTACATTGAATCTACGAAAATCTTTCAAAAATCCAATTTCACCTTTTTCATTCGAACGAACCAAAGAAATATACATCACTTCTCTTTCTTGTCCTTGAAAACCATCCACAGTATGAATCGTAATTTGATTAGAATAATTACTCAATACTTCATTTTTACGAATCAAATCACGTAATAAATAAACCTGAGCTTTATAAGTAGAAAGAACTCCTACCGAAAAATTATCAATAAATTCTTTTGAATTTTCAATTTCTTTGTTGTCAATTTTTAATAAAATCTCTTCAAAAAGTACTTGCAAATGAGAAACAACTAACTTTGCTTCTTCAGGATTATAACGACTCAATGTTTCTTCATTTTGCATCTCTGAAAAACCACAGCCTGCTGTATCTACAAACTCTACTGGTGCAAGGTTTTGATACAAAACATGATTTTTATTTGTTTCAAAAGCCTTTAAGTTTCCATTATAAAATTTTTGATTAGAAAACTCCATAATCTGCTCATTCATGCGATATTGAACACTCAACATATTTGCAGTTTGTGGATGATTTTTAATTATTTTTTCAAATAGAGTATTTTCTAATCCTGATTTTGCAGCTTCGAATGATTTTATTGTTGGTGGCAATTGTTGATGGTCACCTGCCATAATTACTCGGTTTGCTTTCAAAATTGGAATCCAAGTTGCGCCCTCCAAAGCCTGTGCAGCT contains:
- a CDS encoding toxin-antitoxin system YwqK family antitoxin; its protein translation is MKKYLFTSFSILLFFCSQNSFAQSKKDKQDTTKNQEQPIPIKEYYKSGKLKVEGFVKNNRYDSTFISYYENGQIEAQGSFNDCVYKTNNTTIKTFPMDYADDTLKIIFGRKNGDWKYFYQNGIPKRVENYFCDIKTGMFINYYPSGIIKRRTFYSENREVEDTEYYENGNISELCIIDYQYKLDDEDDYIRIRYDKIVEYYETGELAGVSNAVNDEFEGKYIEFWANGFPMLKQEYKNDLLEGESSEYYENGNTKFIGLFKSDKQEGKHYHYNEEGKITKIETWKNGELIKTEIPKQE
- a CDS encoding group III truncated hemoglobin, encoding MEATKQDIKNEEDIKLLVDTFYDKVNQNILLSPIFNDFAHVNWESHLPTMYRFWNGILFGEGGYKGSPFEKHIPLPIDKTHFENWLILFKETVDALFEGNKADEAKQRATIIAYTFQSKLEYMNNKKK
- a CDS encoding cupin domain-containing protein, with the protein product MKTASLLENLEYNNQKIVTKVILETQNTKEIRILLKKGQILKEHQAPFTIIVEVFEGNIDFRVNQEIFDLKRGSLITLEGKIPHSLEAKEDSIVRLSFSKGDL